One Actinospica robiniae DSM 44927 genomic region harbors:
- a CDS encoding MFS transporter, giving the protein MSCFILSCLVYLSTALPGSTLGQLWPSMRVSLHQPTGALGVLLAAGVAASALSSAATGRLSARMSMGPLLVLGTMTISAALALESVAPALWVMALGVAVFGLGFGMIDTALNVYAAGHFSARNITWMHAGYGLGATAGPLIVTVLLTGGLNWRVSLGFMAGVIALVGVLLAFTHRSWDRPALSSAATPPLPDTSPSAGAVGQTARWSRALVAGVAFMAVEDGIESGAGVWGYVFLTAGRGLPQTAAGIAVSAYWAMMFAGRMLLGPLADRLGSSRVLAGAVTAVPLGALLTALPAPAPVAVAGMMLLGLATAPVFPLLMLTAGDRDRAEAMATTVGLQVAGSAIGGAVLPAGIGLLIGAVGAYAVGPSLLVLGLAACGIYWLALHTDRDNEPNGMQPARDARSTTLTTSRGQEMG; this is encoded by the coding sequence CGGGTCGACCCTGGGACAGTTGTGGCCGTCGATGCGCGTCAGCCTCCACCAGCCGACGGGAGCACTCGGGGTCCTGCTCGCTGCCGGCGTTGCTGCTTCAGCCCTGTCCAGCGCCGCTACCGGGCGTCTGTCGGCCCGGATGTCGATGGGGCCGCTCCTGGTTCTCGGCACCATGACGATCAGTGCAGCCTTGGCCCTGGAGTCCGTGGCTCCCGCGCTTTGGGTGATGGCCCTTGGCGTGGCGGTCTTCGGGCTGGGCTTCGGAATGATCGACACTGCGCTCAACGTGTACGCGGCCGGGCATTTCAGTGCCCGGAACATCACCTGGATGCACGCCGGCTACGGACTGGGCGCCACCGCCGGGCCGTTGATCGTCACCGTGCTGCTGACGGGCGGCTTGAATTGGCGCGTCTCGCTTGGGTTCATGGCGGGCGTCATCGCGCTGGTGGGTGTCCTGCTCGCGTTCACACATCGCTCGTGGGATCGCCCCGCACTCTCGAGCGCGGCGACTCCGCCGCTCCCTGATACATCGCCCTCGGCGGGTGCTGTGGGGCAGACGGCGCGCTGGTCGCGAGCCCTGGTGGCCGGGGTGGCTTTCATGGCCGTGGAAGACGGGATCGAGTCGGGCGCGGGCGTGTGGGGATATGTGTTCCTCACCGCCGGGCGCGGCCTGCCGCAGACGGCGGCGGGTATCGCCGTCTCCGCATACTGGGCGATGATGTTCGCCGGTCGGATGCTGCTCGGTCCGCTCGCCGACCGGCTCGGCTCCTCCCGGGTCTTGGCGGGAGCCGTCACCGCCGTACCGCTGGGCGCGCTGCTGACCGCTCTGCCCGCCCCGGCGCCGGTCGCGGTCGCCGGGATGATGCTCTTGGGACTTGCGACCGCGCCGGTCTTTCCTCTGCTCATGCTCACCGCCGGTGACCGCGATCGCGCCGAAGCCATGGCTACGACGGTCGGCCTGCAGGTCGCGGGCTCCGCGATCGGAGGCGCCGTGCTGCCGGCAGGCATCGGGCTGCTCATCGGAGCAGTCGGTGCGTACGCCGTTGGCCCGTCCCTTCTCGTGCTCGGCCTCGCTGCGTGCGGCATCTACTGGCTGGCGCTGCACACCGATCGGGACAACGAGCCCAACGGAATGCAGCCCGCGAGAGATGCGCGGTCGACGACGCTGACTACGTCTCGCGGCCAGGAGATGGGCTGA
- a CDS encoding Crp/Fnr family transcriptional regulator translates to MAIFSDEPLLSALESEDLRTLLRLGYPHTFSADERILKQGYASTHVVAVISGWTVVRGEADNGRSVIFGLLGPKDLIGEIAALDGGPRTATVTALTPVEARVINAPDFRGYLERHPRAAAAVTRLLTARLRSADFLSQDMATLPVLRRLARLLLDLAGTDRPAEAVARLTQQEMAAAIGASREAVAKNLAALRERGIVRSVDRRVVVADVRALRAIADL, encoded by the coding sequence TTGGCGATCTTCAGCGACGAGCCGCTGTTGTCGGCCCTCGAAAGTGAAGACCTTCGTACTCTACTAAGGCTAGGGTACCCTCACACTTTCTCCGCGGATGAGCGCATACTCAAACAGGGATATGCGAGCACTCATGTAGTGGCCGTTATCAGTGGGTGGACCGTCGTGCGGGGCGAGGCGGACAACGGCCGCTCGGTCATCTTCGGGCTGCTCGGTCCGAAGGATCTGATCGGCGAGATTGCTGCACTCGACGGCGGTCCGCGCACGGCGACGGTGACCGCCCTGACCCCGGTCGAGGCGCGTGTCATCAATGCACCGGACTTCCGCGGGTATCTCGAACGGCATCCGCGTGCCGCCGCGGCGGTCACCCGTCTGCTCACCGCACGTCTGCGTTCCGCCGACTTCCTCAGCCAGGACATGGCTACGCTTCCCGTCCTGCGGCGATTGGCCCGGCTGCTGCTCGACCTGGCCGGGACCGACCGGCCGGCCGAGGCCGTCGCGCGATTGACCCAGCAGGAGATGGCCGCGGCCATCGGGGCGAGCAGAGAGGCGGTCGCCAAGAACCTGGCGGCCCTTCGCGAACGAGGCATCGTGCGGTCCGTGGACCGCCGGGTGGTCGTCGCGGACGTGCGGGCGCTGCGTGCCATAGCCGATTTGTGA
- a CDS encoding class I SAM-dependent methyltransferase, whose product MSEAFYSQARLYDLMFPGGGPSVDFYLAEAKRQGGRVLELGCGTGQKLIPIASDGHPCVGLDFSSDMLAEAERKANERGVSVAVEWVHGDMRAFDLGRTFDFVFIASNALLHLYEATDLVSCFRSVREHLAPGARFAFDVFNPSVRMLAEADGVRRTRESLSFVDPDRGTVSVDVAEVYDAATQVNRGMWHFSTVSDPDFLVTPLEIRSIFPQELPLLLSLGGLRLVERFGDWSGRPFAGDAPLQLCVCEPA is encoded by the coding sequence ATGAGTGAGGCGTTTTACTCGCAGGCGAGGCTGTACGACCTGATGTTCCCGGGCGGCGGGCCGTCAGTCGACTTCTACCTGGCGGAGGCCAAGCGCCAAGGCGGGCGCGTGCTGGAGCTCGGTTGCGGCACCGGGCAGAAGTTGATCCCCATCGCGTCCGACGGGCATCCGTGCGTCGGCCTGGACTTCTCGTCGGACATGCTGGCTGAGGCTGAGCGCAAGGCGAACGAGCGCGGTGTGTCGGTGGCGGTGGAATGGGTGCACGGCGACATGCGGGCCTTCGACCTGGGGCGCACGTTCGACTTCGTCTTCATCGCCTCCAACGCGCTGCTGCATCTGTATGAGGCTACGGATCTGGTGAGCTGCTTCCGCTCGGTTCGCGAGCACCTGGCACCTGGAGCACGGTTCGCCTTCGATGTCTTCAACCCAAGCGTGCGGATGCTCGCCGAAGCCGACGGCGTGCGGCGCACCCGAGAGTCGTTGTCGTTCGTGGATCCCGATCGTGGCACCGTGAGCGTCGATGTCGCCGAGGTCTACGATGCGGCCACGCAGGTTAACCGCGGGATGTGGCACTTCTCGACTGTCTCCGACCCCGACTTCCTCGTCACACCGCTTGAGATCAGGAGCATCTTCCCGCAAGAGCTGCCGCTGCTCCTCTCGCTCGGCGGCCTTCGGCTCGTCGAACGCTTCGGCGACTGGTCCGGGCGACCCTTTGCCGGGGATGCGCCCCTTCAACTCTGTGTCTGCGAGCCTGCGTGA
- a CDS encoding Pycsar system effector family protein has product MSRAQKARATGEQAPVRQQPSVVAHLAAQAEHAIERADGKASALAATATAILIFAAQGLGTAHPGAAGLTLLIGAGVCWVAGIAALGAAIFPRFAGSPEDAVWLHQFPGKHDSATLSSVLSTANADPERWLRAQAEVLGRIAMTKFRYVRIGMALLGFGAAFAVVGLLLG; this is encoded by the coding sequence TTGTCGCGCGCTCAAAAAGCGCGCGCCACCGGTGAGCAGGCCCCGGTTCGGCAGCAGCCGTCGGTGGTCGCGCATCTGGCCGCGCAGGCCGAGCACGCCATCGAGCGCGCTGACGGGAAGGCGAGCGCACTCGCCGCGACGGCGACCGCGATCCTGATCTTCGCCGCTCAGGGCCTCGGCACGGCACACCCCGGCGCCGCGGGGCTCACCCTGCTCATCGGTGCGGGCGTGTGCTGGGTCGCCGGAATCGCGGCACTGGGCGCCGCGATCTTCCCGCGCTTCGCGGGCTCGCCCGAGGACGCCGTGTGGCTGCACCAGTTCCCCGGCAAGCACGACTCCGCCACGTTGAGCAGCGTACTGAGTACGGCGAACGCCGACCCTGAACGATGGCTGCGCGCCCAGGCGGAAGTGCTGGGCCGAATCGCGATGACCAAGTTCCGCTACGTGCGGATCGGCATGGCGCTCCTGGGATTCGGCGCCGCGTTCGCGGTCGTCGGACTGCTCTTGGGTTAG